GAAAATGTTTTTCCCGACTTTGGCATAGGCTAATAACCCATTAATTCCTGAAAGCGACGTTTATTGTTGGCATAATCCAGCGCGACTTTTTCATCGATCAGCCGTTCATGCACGAGGCGGACGAGATCCTGTTCGAGCGTGATCATCCCCACACGGTTATTTTCGCTGATCATCTGGTATATCTCCTGCACATTGCGGTTACGAATGGCAGCCCGTACCGAAGTGGTAACCAGCAAAACCTCTTTGGCCATGATCAGGCGTCCGTCAATCCCCGGCAGTAGCTTTTGCGAAATAACTACTCTCAGGACATCGGCAAGACGGTTGCGGACTCGTTCCTGCTCCTCCGTCGGCGTTTCGGCGATGATACGGTCGATAGTCTCCACTGCGCTGCCGGTGTGGAGGGTCGAAAAGACCTTATGCCCCGTATCCACGATCTCCAGGCAGGTCATGATGGTATCGGGATCGCGCATTTCGCCGACCACAATGATGTCGGGATCCTGCCGCAGGGCCTGGATGGCGCCGTCCTTGAAGGAATTGACATCACGTCCCACCTCCCGATGGCGAATGATGCACAGTTTGGAGGTGTGGATGTACTCGATTGGATCGCCGATGATAACGATGTGGCCATCCACCGAACGGTTATTGGCGTCAATGATGCTGTCCAGAGAGGTGCTCTTGCCGGAGCCGGTGATGCCGGTAAAAAGAATCAGCCCCTGCTTTTCATAGCGCAACGAAAAAGCCCGGGAAATGACCGGATGAAATCCGAGTTTGGCGTATGGATAGACTGTACCGAGAATGGCACGCATGTTCAGTGCGAGGTGGCCCATATCAAAATAGAGAGAAGCGCGCCAACGCCAGAGGCCCTCCGGACGCTGCATGGCATAGGAGAAATCCACGGCACGCCGGGTGAAAAGCCGTTCCCGCTGTTTGTCCGAGAGCAAACAATGGGCGATAATATCGGTCTGCTCTGTCGGCCAGATACCCAACTCCGTCCTGGGTTTCTTCTGCCCCTGCACCCGGAACCATATATGCGAATTGGCTGTCGCACCTCCCATTTCGATATCCGATGCTTCGAGCTCGCGCATGTGAACGAGAAAACTTTCGAAAAGATTGCGGATCGCACTTCGTTCAGCATTCGAAAGGTGAGAGACAGAATCCGCTATCATCTGCTGCGATTCAAGAAGGTCGATATTCTCCGGGATTTGGCTCAAGATACGGTTGAAGATGGAGTTCAATCCGCTCTCGCGATCCACGACCTTCACACTGTCAACAAATCCATTCATGATCGCTGTCCATGGTTTCCTCGAGGAGTGGATCGCGCGGCTCTTCTGTTCCGATTCCCAGCGCAGCCAGTTGGGACTGGCTCATCTCTTCGTACATATGCTCCAGACTGTCTAAAAGATCCTGTACCACCCGTGCAGAAAAATGGAGCAGATGTGAATAGCCGAGGTTCTGGAAAAAAAGACGCAGCACCTTTCGTGAGAAGACGCAGAGCAGCAGTTCGCTGGTGCCATCTACCTCCAAGGTCAAACTTGCCGCAGTTTTACTGAAGAGCGACGCTTCGCCGATCGAATCGCCGGGATCCAGGATCCGGACGAGCAGTCCCTTATACCAGCAGCGGGCCTGTCCTTTAATGAGGATGGCCATGGATCTGCAGATATCGAGAGAATACTCCTCGCTCCCCTGCAGTTGTACGTACTCACCTTGACTCATCAGCGATTTAAGACTGGCCTCTGGTACGCCGGTGAATATTCTGGCACGGAAATCTTCCGGAATGAGGCCGGCCGTCGTGCCCTGCTGCGGCGCTGTAGTTGCGCTATGCTGTGCCCCATGGTCACTGGGCAGACCGGTCCTGGCGTCGGAGTTCGCAGATGCCGCCGCCTTGCATCCGGCAGTTTCGAGCGGGGCCGCGCTGATTCCGGCGGCATCTGAGTGTTCGGCCCGCACACCGGCAGCAGGCGCAGCTGCCGGATCGGCACCGCTGTGCAGCGGGGCGCAGCCCGTCAGTTTGTCGGCCACCGCCTTCATCAATTCCTTGTGCACCGGTTTGAGCAGGACTTCCCTGGCGCCGTAGCGAAGGGCGGTCTCGAGTTCCTGATGCCCGTTGCGGTCGCTCATCACCACCAGCGGCGAGTCCGGAGCATGCCGCTGCAAACCCTGCAGAACCTGAAGCCCGTTGAGCGCTCCTGGCATCAGCAGATCGACCAAAATCAGATCGAAATGCTTCGCCTTGACGATTCTCAGGGCTTCCATCCCGTCGCTGGCGAAGGTCACGGAATAGACGCCGCCGTTGAGGACGTGGCCAGCCTGTTCGCGCAGCTCGGGATCGTAATCGACGATCAATACTTCACGCATGGCATTCTCTCATCACATTATTCGGTTGTGACCGCGGCGACTTCTTCTAAAGTCGTTACCCCTTCCATCGCTCTGCGGCGTGCGGCGGCACGCAGGGTGGTCATTCCGTTCTTCATCGCACAGGTCCGGATGGCCTCTTCATCCAGGTCCGAGGAGGCATCAAGGATGATCCGGCGGATCTCCGGGGTGAAGGGCAGTACTTCATGAATGCCAATTCGGCCTAAATAGCCATTTCGGCAGCGGGGACACCCCACGGCGCGATAAAAGGTCGTCTGGCGAATCTCTTCCTCGGTAAAACCGAGGGTGACCGCCGCGGTGGCCTCTGCAGCAGGTAGAGGCTGTTTGCAGTGCTTGCACAGAGTGCGCATGAGGCGCTGCGCCACCACCAGGTTGATGGCATAGGCGATCAGGAACGACTCGATTCCCATCTTGAAAAGCCTTGAGACCACACTGCAGGCGTCGTTGGTATGCAGGGTGGTGAAGGTCAAATGCCCCGTATTGGCCAACTTGATGGCGATTTCGGCCGTCTTGGCATCGCGCACCTCGCCGACCATGACGATATCGGGATCGTGCCGCAGAATGGTGCGAACCGCCTGATCGAAATTCATCTTGCTACCGATCTTGAGCTGGCGCGCACCCGGTATGTTGTACTCGACCGGGTCCTCCACCGTCAGGATATTCAATTCCGGCGTCATCACCTGCGACAAGGCCGCCACCAGGGTTGTGCTCTTGCCGCTTCCGGTCGGACCGGTCAGGATCACCATCCCCTGCGGCTTTTTGATGGCCTT
This portion of the bacterium genome encodes:
- a CDS encoding response regulator codes for the protein MREVLIVDYDPELREQAGHVLNGGVYSVTFASDGMEALRIVKAKHFDLILVDLLMPGALNGLQVLQGLQRHAPDSPLVVMSDRNGHQELETALRYGAREVLLKPVHKELMKAVADKLTGCAPLHSGADPAAAPAAGVRAEHSDAAGISAAPLETAGCKAAASANSDARTGLPSDHGAQHSATTAPQQGTTAGLIPEDFRARIFTGVPEASLKSLMSQGEYVQLQGSEEYSLDICRSMAILIKGQARCWYKGLLVRILDPGDSIGEASLFSKTAASLTLEVDGTSELLLCVFSRKVLRLFFQNLGYSHLLHFSARVVQDLLDSLEHMYEEMSQSQLAALGIGTEEPRDPLLEETMDSDHEWIC
- a CDS encoding ATPase, T2SS/T4P/T4SS family, producing MNGFVDSVKVVDRESGLNSIFNRILSQIPENIDLLESQQMIADSVSHLSNAERSAIRNLFESFLVHMRELEASDIEMGGATANSHIWFRVQGQKKPRTELGIWPTEQTDIIAHCLLSDKQRERLFTRRAVDFSYAMQRPEGLWRWRASLYFDMGHLALNMRAILGTVYPYAKLGFHPVISRAFSLRYEKQGLILFTGITGSGKSTSLDSIIDANNRSVDGHIVIIGDPIEYIHTSKLCIIRHREVGRDVNSFKDGAIQALRQDPDIIVVGEMRDPDTIMTCLEIVDTGHKVFSTLHTGSAVETIDRIIAETPTEEQERVRNRLADVLRVVISQKLLPGIDGRLIMAKEVLLVTTSVRAAIRNRNVQEIYQMISENNRVGMITLEQDLVRLVHERLIDEKVALDYANNKRRFQELMGY